The Virgibacillus siamensis sequence TTCATCAGTTGGGTGATCAGAATCATATTGAAATCGTGAACCAATCTTCGGTCTATGAAACGGTTCCTGTCGGGTACAGGGATCAGAGCGATTTTTTGAATATGGTTATTGAAATAAATACGGTGCTTTCACCGGCGGAACTTTTGGACTTTTGTCAGTCAATTGAACAGAGTCTCGGAAGAAAGCGAAAAATTCGTTTTGGTCCACGTACAATTGACCTTGACATTTTAATATATAATCAAGAAAATAGAAAAACAGAACGACTGATAATTCCACATCCGCGGATGCATGAACGTGCATTTGTGCTTGTGCCATTAAATGAAATTGCAGCGGATCTGCCATTATCCAGTGGGAACAGGACAGCTTCGGACTATTTGGCAGCACTTCCAGACAGCGACATAAAGGATGTAAGACGATGGACGGAAAACGACTTGGCAGACGAATAAGAGCCTTCAGAAAGTTAAAAGGACATACACAGGTCAGCCTGGCTAATGCGCTGGAGATTCCGATTATTACATTGGGCAACGTTGAACGCGGCAAACAGCAAGCGAATGATGAAATGCTGGATGCAATTGCGGAAAAGCTGAATATATCGAAACATGAATTGATTTTGAGTGATGAACAGAAGGAACACTAATGTTCAGGCTGGTAGCGAATCATTTTGGTCTTGTAGTGGATCCGTATGGAAGCATGCGAAAAACAGTTCGATATTATAAGTAATGCCCAGGTAAC is a genomic window containing:
- the folK gene encoding 2-amino-4-hydroxy-6-hydroxymethyldihydropteridine diphosphokinase, with the protein product MTQAFLALGTNIEPRQEHLRQAIHQLGDQNHIEIVNQSSVYETVPVGYRDQSDFLNMVIEINTVLSPAELLDFCQSIEQSLGRKRKIRFGPRTIDLDILIYNQENRKTERLIIPHPRMHERAFVLVPLNEIAADLPLSSGNRTASDYLAALPDSDIKDVRRWTENDLADE
- a CDS encoding helix-turn-helix domain-containing protein — its product is MDGKRLGRRIRAFRKLKGHTQVSLANALEIPIITLGNVERGKQQANDEMLDAIAEKLNISKHELILSDEQKEH